The following are encoded together in the Aciduricibacillus chroicocephali genome:
- the atpD gene encoding F0F1 ATP synthase subunit beta, with amino-acid sequence MSTGHVTQVMGPVVDVKFDEGTLPEIYDALTIVREAKEGEAARTLTLEVALHLGDHTVRTIAMSSTDGIKRGAIVENLGKPISVPVGDVTLGRVFNVLGEEIDLVDKVPAEARRDPIHREPPKFDELATETQILETGIKVVDLLAPYIKGGKIGLFGGAGVGKTVLIQELINNIAQEHGGISVFAGVGERTREGNDLYFEMKDSGVLAKTAMVFGQMNEPPGARMRVALTGLTMAEFFRDEEGQDVLLFIDNIFRFTQAGSEVSALLGRMPSAVGYQPTLATEMGKLQERITSTTKGSVTSIQAIYVPADDYTDPAPATTFAHLDATTNLDRKLTEQGIYPAVDPLASTSRALDPEIVGEEHYAVATEVQRTLQRYRELQDIIAILGMDELSDEDKQTVARARRIQFFLSQNFHVAEQFTGQKGSYVPVKETIRGFREILDGKYDDLPEDAFRLVGPIEEVIEKAGAMQQ; translated from the coding sequence ATGAGTACAGGACATGTAACACAAGTAATGGGACCTGTCGTTGACGTCAAGTTTGACGAAGGCACGCTCCCGGAAATATATGATGCGCTGACAATTGTGAGAGAAGCAAAAGAAGGCGAAGCAGCACGCACTTTGACACTGGAAGTCGCTCTGCATTTGGGTGATCACACTGTACGCACAATCGCAATGTCTTCAACAGATGGCATTAAGCGAGGCGCTATTGTTGAAAACCTTGGCAAACCGATTTCTGTGCCAGTTGGCGATGTAACACTCGGACGTGTATTCAATGTGCTTGGTGAAGAAATTGACCTTGTTGATAAAGTTCCGGCTGAGGCACGCAGAGATCCGATTCACCGCGAACCGCCAAAGTTTGACGAACTTGCAACAGAAACGCAAATTCTTGAAACAGGCATCAAAGTCGTTGACCTTCTTGCTCCTTACATAAAAGGCGGAAAGATCGGCCTCTTCGGTGGAGCGGGTGTTGGTAAAACAGTACTAATTCAGGAACTGATCAACAACATCGCCCAGGAACACGGTGGTATTTCCGTATTCGCAGGTGTTGGGGAACGTACGCGTGAAGGAAACGACCTTTACTTTGAAATGAAAGACTCCGGCGTACTTGCGAAGACAGCAATGGTATTCGGACAGATGAATGAGCCGCCTGGTGCACGTATGCGTGTAGCCCTTACAGGTCTTACAATGGCGGAATTCTTCCGTGATGAAGAAGGCCAGGACGTACTATTGTTCATCGATAACATTTTCCGTTTCACACAGGCGGGTTCTGAAGTATCGGCACTTCTTGGACGCATGCCATCCGCGGTAGGTTACCAGCCAACATTGGCAACGGAAATGGGTAAGCTTCAGGAACGCATCACTTCAACTACAAAAGGTTCTGTTACATCAATTCAAGCAATCTATGTACCAGCGGATGACTATACGGATCCAGCTCCGGCTACAACGTTTGCGCATCTTGATGCAACAACGAACCTCGATCGTAAATTGACAGAACAAGGTATCTATCCAGCGGTAGATCCACTCGCATCGACTTCACGAGCACTCGATCCGGAAATCGTCGGAGAAGAGCATTATGCCGTTGCGACTGAAGTGCAGCGAACATTGCAACGTTACAGAGAGCTTCAGGATATTATTGCAATTCTCGGTATGGATGAATTGTCTGATGAAGACAAACAGACGGTTGCACGTGCACGTCGCATTCAGTTCTTCTTGTCACAGAACTTCCACGTTGCCGAGCAGTTCACAGGGCAGAAGGGGTCTTATGTTCCTGTAAAAGAAACAATCCGCGGCTTCCGCGAGATTCTGGACGGCAAGTACGATGATCTACCGGAAGATGCCTTCCGTCTCGTCGGTCCGATTGAAGAAGTAATCGAAAAAGCGGGCGCAATGCAGCAGTAA